The Salvelinus alpinus chromosome 21, SLU_Salpinus.1, whole genome shotgun sequence genome has a segment encoding these proteins:
- the LOC139548366 gene encoding extracellular calcium-sensing receptor-like, producing the protein MALRTDVVLQLLMVVMRGIAAPATICSLLGQPALPLLSAEGDINIGAVFPLHRNALFKVHSFTSRPEKTPCISFNPREFQFAQTLIFALEEINNSSDLLPGLSLGYQVYDSCGSAPLAIHSALALMNSPGPEDSLGDPSSCSRSPAMLGIVGESISTSTIGISSLVGPFSIPVISHFATCACLSNRKKFPSFFRTIPSDFYQSRALAKLVKHFGWNWVGVVNSNNDYGNNGMATFLEAAWHEGVCVEYQEAIHRTDPREKLLETVRVIRKATARVVVLFLGLGDLLPLLNELALEGDTGLQWVGSEAWITARVLTENKAYGFLRGAVGFAIRNARLDGLEGFLYKVHPSQAPDNTLLREFWETVFQCSFEGGSSTLCTGTESLAKLKNQYTDVSELRISNKVYTAVYAIAHALHNLLTDLKNDTDSGNRPVYTPQQVLQYLKEVRFRVKTGEEIWFDANGDVVACYDLVNWQQDENGTLQFHAVGLYDSSMPPEQRITFNKGKLVWAGGQAEAPAAVCSESCPTGTRKAVQKGKPVCCYDCVPCAEGEISNITDSNGCYRCDLEYWSNEKRDRCVLKPVEFLSYEEMMGIVLVFFSLLGSGVTTLVAVVFSIHKDTPIVRANNSELSFLLLFSLTLCFMCSLTFIGRPSEWSCMLRHTAFGITFVLCISCILGKTIVVLMAFRATLPASNVMKWFGPPQQRLSVLAFTLIQVLICVLWLTVSPPFPYKNMKTYKEKIILECDVGSAIGFWAVLGYIGLLALLCFVLAFLARKLPDNFNEAKFITFSMLIFCAVWITFIPAYVSSPGKFTVAVEIFAILASSFGLLFCIFAPKCFIILLRPEQNTKKHMMVKTSNDKRY; encoded by the exons ATGGCACTGAGAACAGACGTGGTTCTACAGCTGCTGATGGTGGTGATGAGGGGTATAGCTGCTCCAGCCACAATCTGCTCTCTGCTGGGCCAACCCGCTCTGCCTCTCCTGTCTGCCGAGGGGGACATCAACATTGGGGCAGTGTTCCCTCTACATAGGAATGCCCTCTTCAAGGTCCATTCGTTCACCTCCAGACCAGAGAAAACACCCTGTATCAG TTTCAACCCACGTGAGTTCCAGTTTGCACAGACCCTGATCTTTGCCCTGGAGGAGATCAACAACAGCAGTGATCTTCTCCCAGGACTGTCTCTGGGTTACCAGGTCTATGACTCCTGTGGCTCTGCCCCCCTTGCCATCCACTCAGCCCTGGCCCTGATGAACAGCCCTGGGCCTGAGGACAGCCTGGGAGACCCCTCCTCCTGCTCCAGATCTCCCGCCATGTTGGGTATTGTAGGGGAGTCAATCTCCACATCCACCATCGGAATATCATCCCTGGTCGGACCATTCAGCATCCCTGTG ATCAGCCACTTTGCCACCTGTGCTTGTCTGAGTAACAGAAAAAAGTTCCCCTCCTTCTTCAGAACCATCCCCAGTGACTTCTACCAGAGCAGAGCCCTGGCAAAGCTGGTCAAACACTTTGGATGGAACTGGGTGGGAGTGGTGAACAGCAACAATGACTATGGAAACAACGGCATGGCCACATTCCTGGAGGCAGCGTGGCATGAAGGAGTCTGTGTAGAGTACCAAGAGGCCATCCACCGCACAGACCCCCGAGAGAAGCTCCTGGAAACCGTTAGGGTGATCAGGAAGGCCACAGCCAGGGTGGTGGTGCTGTTCCTGGGCTTGGGGGACCTCCTCCCCCTGCTGAATGAGTTGGCTCTGGAGGGAGACACAGGGCTGCAGTGGGTGGGCAGCGAGGCCTGGATCACAGCCAGAGTGCTGACGGAGAACAAGGCCTACGGCTTCCTGAGGGGGGCGGTGGGCTTTGCCATCAGGAATGCCAGGCTGGATGGTCTGGAGGGGTTCCTATACAAGGTGCACCCCTCCCAGGCGCCAGACAACACCCTGCTCAGGGAGTTCTGGGAGACTGTGTTCCAGTGCTCCTTCGAGGGGGGCAGCAGCACGCTGTGCACAGGAACAGAGAGCTTAGCAAAGCTGAAGAACCAATACACGGACGTGTCAGAGCTGAGAATATCCAATAAAGTGTACACAGCTGTATATGCCATTGCACACGCTCTACACAACCTACTGACAGACTTAAAGAATGACACAGACAGCGGCAACAGACCAGTCTACACACCACAGCAG GTGCTACAGTACCTGAAGGAGGTGAGGTTTAGAGtaaagacaggagaggagatcTGGTTTGATGCTAACGGAGATGTGGTGGCATGCTACGACCTAGTGAACTGGCAGCAGGATGAGAATGGGACCCTGCAGTTCCATGCTGTGGGGCTGTATGATTCCTCGATGCCACCTGAACAGCGCATTACCTTCAACAAGGGAAAACTGGTCTGGGCAGGGGGCCAGGCAGAG GCACCTGCAGCAGTGTGCAGTGAGAGCTGTCCCACAGGCACTCGTAAGGCTGTACAGAAAGGAAAGCCTGTATGCTGTTATGACTGTGTACCATGTGCGGAGGGAGAGATCAGTAATATCACAG ATTCTAACGGCTGCTATCGATGTGACTTGGAGTATTGGTCAAATGAAAAAAGGGACCGCTGTGTGTTGAAACCAGTTGAATTCCTCTCCTATGAAGAAATGATGGGCATAGTTCTGGTGTTTTTCTCCTTACTGGGGTCTGGTGTTACTACTCTGGTAGCTGTTGTGTTTTCAATTCATAAGGACACCCCCATCGTCAGGGCCAACAACTCTGAGCTGAGCTTCCTGCTGCTCTTCTCCTTGACTCTGTGTTTTATGTGTTCTCTTACTTTCATTGGCCGGCCCTCTGAGTGGTCCTGTATGCTGCGTCACACAGCGTTTGGGATCACCTTCGTCCTCTGCATCTCTTGTATTCTGGGGAAAACAATAGTGGTGTTGATGGCCTTCAGAGCTACACTTCCAGCCAGTAATGTCATGAAATGGTTCGGTCCTCCACAGCAGAGACTCAGTGTTCTGGCTTTCACTCTCATACAGGTCCTGATCTGTGTTCTTTGGTTAACAgtctcccctcctttcccctaCAAGAACATGAAGACCTATAAGGAAAAGATCATTCTAGAGTGTGATGTGGGTTCAGCTATTGGTTTCTGGGCTGTGTTGGGGTATATAGGACTCCTGGCTCTCTTGTGCTTTGTGCTGGCTTTTCTGGCTCGAAAGCTGCCTGATAACTTCAATGAGGCCAAATTCATCACCTTCAGCATGCTCATATTCTGTGCAGTCTGGATCACCTTTATCCCAGCTTATGTCAGCTCTCCTGGGAAGTTCACTGTAGCTGTGGAGATCTTTGCTATTCTGGCCTCCAGTTTTGGTTTACTTTTCTGCATATTTGCTCCTAAATGTTTCATTATATTGCTGAGGCCAGAGCAAAACACCAAGAAACATATGATGGTGAAGACATCCAATGACAAACGATATTAA